A DNA window from Thermus tengchongensis contains the following coding sequences:
- a CDS encoding ATP-binding protein — MTWEELQARLRAGQDERTLFLPQDLSPEELARHAAGLANHKGGTLFLGVSPEGRVLGASEIHPLQITHALFQLTQGLLLPYVEGVEGPEGRVLVLHVPQSPSAIAVGAGRVPFWDGKRLTELKLGQALPEPDFTAQVLPAASLSDLDPVEVLRLRRILEERGSNLAALPDLELLFALGLLERVEGEERPTVAGLLLAGTPLALRRLLPQAEVSYYFHEAEEGYAFREDILRPIPALLERLRDLIQARNRVRYLTVGLFRLEVWDFDQEVYREALLNALVHRDWQSQDAIQVHHYPDRLEVSNPGGFPPGITPENVLRHPPKRRNPRLAEALYRLGYVERAGSGVDKMYRLLLKYGKEPPEYRLFPEALTLVLYNPELDEAFVRELAEAQERFGGFSLDHLIAVGHLRRVGEATLEELARALQLPEEAARRVLVRMERMGLLRREGGRYHLARKDPLAERLLALLDRPRPRRELEAPLGLSPREALALLNRLIREGRVERVGRGAATRYRRKG, encoded by the coding sequence GTGACGTGGGAGGAACTCCAAGCCCGCCTTCGCGCAGGCCAGGACGAGCGCACCCTTTTCCTGCCCCAGGACCTCTCTCCGGAGGAGCTGGCCCGCCACGCCGCGGGCCTGGCCAACCACAAGGGGGGCACCCTCTTCCTGGGGGTGAGTCCCGAGGGCAGGGTGCTGGGGGCCTCGGAGATCCACCCCCTGCAGATCACCCACGCCCTCTTCCAGCTCACCCAGGGCCTCCTCCTGCCCTACGTGGAGGGGGTGGAGGGGCCGGAGGGGAGGGTGCTGGTCCTCCATGTGCCCCAAAGCCCCTCGGCCATCGCCGTGGGGGCGGGGCGGGTGCCTTTTTGGGACGGCAAGCGGCTCACGGAGCTCAAGCTGGGCCAGGCCCTCCCCGAGCCCGACTTCACCGCCCAGGTCCTGCCCGCGGCCAGCCTTTCCGACCTGGACCCGGTGGAGGTGTTGCGCCTGAGGCGCATCTTGGAGGAGCGGGGAAGCAACCTTGCCGCCCTTCCTGACCTGGAGCTCCTCTTTGCCCTGGGGCTTTTGGAGCGGGTGGAAGGGGAGGAGAGGCCCACGGTGGCGGGGCTTTTGCTGGCGGGTACCCCCTTGGCCCTGAGGCGGCTTCTTCCCCAGGCGGAGGTGAGCTACTACTTCCACGAGGCCGAGGAGGGGTATGCCTTCCGGGAGGACATCCTCAGGCCCATCCCCGCCCTTCTGGAGAGGCTACGCGACCTCATCCAGGCCAGAAACCGGGTGCGCTACCTCACGGTGGGGCTTTTCCGCCTCGAGGTCTGGGACTTTGACCAGGAGGTCTACCGGGAGGCCCTCCTCAACGCCCTGGTCCACCGGGACTGGCAGAGCCAGGACGCCATCCAGGTGCACCACTACCCCGACCGCCTGGAGGTTTCCAACCCCGGGGGCTTTCCCCCAGGCATCACCCCGGAGAACGTCCTCCGCCACCCCCCGAAAAGGCGCAACCCCCGCCTGGCCGAGGCCCTCTACCGGCTGGGTTATGTGGAGCGGGCGGGAAGCGGGGTGGACAAGATGTACCGCCTCCTCCTCAAGTACGGCAAGGAGCCCCCGGAGTACCGCCTCTTCCCCGAGGCCCTCACCCTGGTCCTCTACAACCCCGAGCTGGACGAGGCCTTCGTGCGGGAGCTGGCCGAGGCCCAGGAGCGGTTTGGGGGCTTCAGCCTGGACCACCTCATCGCCGTGGGGCACCTGCGCCGGGTGGGGGAGGCCACCCTCGAGGAGTTGGCCCGGGCCCTCCAGCTTCCCGAGGAGGCCGCCAGGCGGGTCCTCGTCCGCATGGAGCGCATGGGCCTCCTGCGCCGGGAGGGGGGGAGGTACCACCTGGCCCGGAAGGACCCCTTGGCGGAAAGGCTTCTTGCCCTCTTGGACAGGCCCCGCCCCCGCCGGGAGCTGGAAGCCCCTTTGGGCCTTTCCCCGCGGGAGGCCTTGGCCCTTCTGAACCGCCTCATCCGGGAGGGCCGGGTGGAGCGGGTGGGCCGGGGGGCGGCCACCCGCTACCGCAGGAAGGGGTAG
- a CDS encoding tRNA (cytidine(34)-2'-O)-methyltransferase, with the protein MVHLVLFQPEIPQNTGNVARTAAALGFPLHLIRPLGFRLGDKRLLRAGLDYWPHVDLRVHDTWEAFLGALPPEARVWAFSARAEQSLYEARFQEGDYLLFGPETRGLPPEVLARFPGVRIPMPGPVRSLNLAVAVGVAAYEAYRQLRG; encoded by the coding sequence GTGGTGCACCTGGTCCTTTTCCAGCCGGAGATCCCGCAGAACACTGGGAACGTTGCCCGCACCGCCGCCGCTTTGGGCTTCCCCTTGCACCTCATCCGTCCCTTGGGCTTCCGCCTGGGGGATAAGCGGCTTTTAAGGGCGGGGTTGGACTACTGGCCCCACGTGGACCTCAGGGTGCACGATACCTGGGAGGCCTTTTTAGGAGCGCTTCCACCAGAAGCCAGGGTGTGGGCCTTCAGTGCCCGGGCCGAGCAAAGCCTCTACGAGGCGCGCTTCCAGGAGGGGGACTACCTCCTCTTCGGCCCCGAGACCCGGGGGCTTCCCCCGGAGGTCCTCGCCCGCTTTCCCGGGGTGAGGATCCCCATGCCGGGGCCGGTGCGTTCCCTGAACCTGGCGGTGGCGGTGGGGGTGGCGGCCTACGAGGCCTACCGCCAGCTCAGAGGCTGA
- a CDS encoding metallophosphoesterase — protein sequence MEWSLRLLVLADQAHPHVHSPRFPENLGPFDLVLGAGDLPGEYLEYVASKVTVPVLYVPGNHGEEWVGEGPKRQRPGGAVNLHGRLFPYRGLLLYGVGGVPRYREGEGQLSEGELLALALKPLFLLPRRLLRGHGVDVLLTHAPPPGPTAGEGFPHRGSPAFLLFHRLLRPRLHVHGHTPLLGAPSFRRHRTPLGVEVVHVQGYALLSL from the coding sequence ATGGAGTGGAGCTTGCGCCTCCTTGTCCTCGCCGACCAGGCCCACCCCCACGTCCACTCCCCCCGCTTCCCGGAGAACCTGGGCCCCTTCGACCTGGTCCTGGGGGCGGGGGACCTCCCGGGGGAGTACCTGGAGTACGTGGCCAGCAAGGTGACGGTGCCCGTCCTCTACGTGCCCGGGAACCACGGGGAGGAGTGGGTGGGGGAGGGGCCAAAGAGGCAGCGGCCGGGGGGAGCGGTGAACCTCCACGGCAGGCTCTTCCCCTACCGGGGCCTCCTCCTCTACGGGGTGGGGGGGGTGCCCCGCTACCGGGAGGGGGAGGGGCAGCTCTCCGAGGGGGAGCTGCTGGCCCTGGCCCTGAAGCCCCTCTTCCTCCTGCCCCGCAGGCTCCTCCGGGGGCACGGGGTGGACGTCCTCCTCACCCACGCCCCGCCCCCAGGGCCCACCGCCGGGGAGGGCTTCCCCCACCGGGGAAGCCCCGCCTTCCTCCTCTTCCACCGCCTCCTCCGCCCCCGGCTCCACGTGCACGGCCACACCCCCCTCCTCGGGGCCCCCTCCTTCCGCCGCCACCGCACCCCTTTGGGGGTGGAGGTGGTCCACGTCCAGGGTTACGCCCTCCTCAGCCTCTGA
- a CDS encoding histone deacetylase family protein: MRAYATAHLAFPLPEGHPFPLYKYRGVAEALRGLLPILPAPEVPREALYLAHEAAYLERLFTEGLSREESLRLGLPFSPSLLRRALHAAGGTLAAALDALEGGLGLNLSGGTHHAFPNRAEGYSLFNDVAVAVAWLRREGFRGRVLVLDLDAHQGNGTAVFFQNDPSVYTLSLHGERNYPLKKERSDLDVGLPDGTGDEAYLLALEGALERAWDFRPEFVFYNAGVDVLKGDRFGRLALSLEGVRRRDERVFRFVKALGVPLVVVMGGGYNRDPRLTVEAHAGTYRLALSSLA, translated from the coding sequence GTGCGGGCTTACGCCACCGCCCACCTGGCCTTCCCCCTCCCCGAGGGCCACCCCTTTCCCCTCTACAAGTACCGGGGGGTGGCGGAGGCCCTTAGGGGCCTCCTTCCCATCCTTCCGGCTCCCGAGGTGCCCCGGGAGGCCCTCTACCTGGCCCACGAGGCGGCGTACTTGGAAAGGCTTTTCACCGAGGGGCTTTCCCGGGAGGAGTCCTTGCGCCTGGGCCTTCCCTTCAGCCCAAGCCTCCTAAGGCGGGCCCTCCACGCCGCCGGGGGCACCCTGGCCGCGGCCCTGGACGCCCTGGAGGGGGGTCTAGGCCTCAACCTCTCCGGGGGCACCCACCACGCCTTCCCCAATCGGGCCGAGGGGTACAGCCTCTTCAACGACGTGGCCGTGGCCGTGGCCTGGCTCAGGCGGGAGGGCTTCAGGGGCCGGGTCTTGGTGTTGGACCTGGACGCCCACCAGGGGAACGGCACCGCGGTGTTCTTCCAGAATGACCCTTCGGTCTATACCCTCTCTCTCCACGGGGAGCGCAACTACCCCCTGAAGAAGGAGCGGAGCGACCTGGACGTGGGCCTGCCGGACGGCACCGGGGACGAGGCCTACCTCCTGGCCCTGGAGGGGGCCTTGGAGCGGGCTTGGGATTTTCGGCCGGAGTTCGTCTTCTACAACGCTGGGGTGGACGTCCTTAAGGGCGACCGCTTCGGCCGCCTGGCCCTAAGCCTGGAGGGGGTCAGGCGCAGGGACGAGAGGGTCTTCCGCTTCGTGAAGGCCCTCGGGGTGCCCTTGGTGGTGGTCATGGGCGGGGGGTACAACCGCGACCCCAGGCTTACGGTGGAGGCCCATGCAGGGACCTACCGCCTGGCCCTAAGCTCCTTGGCGTAG
- a CDS encoding GNAT family N-acetyltransferase, with the protein MIRPVARQDLPGLLKLLRWMDESPQRGVLAPEARDLEGLAEELEDGLVLLRDGEVAGYVGLYAFWDGAALEGPLAYREEDLPPLLQAAEKRANELHLDRLYAFPREENHTLRKVLEEADFGLLHLTYFFVKNPEGLDYPPPEGVVIRRGFPGPGVYRELYRESEEGWALRLKWTDEELWEHFQDPHVHLLVAYRGDEPVGMAEVELEDKEASVAYIGVVPKARGQGIGRALLAEAARLATKKGATLLRVRAHDHETGALELYRNLGFSLEEAVTTYAKELRARR; encoded by the coding sequence ATGATCCGGCCCGTGGCCCGCCAGGACCTTCCTGGGCTCCTAAAGCTCCTCCGCTGGATGGACGAAAGCCCCCAAAGGGGGGTGCTCGCCCCTGAGGCCCGGGACCTCGAGGGCCTGGCCGAGGAGCTGGAAGACGGCCTGGTCCTCTTGCGGGATGGGGAGGTGGCGGGGTACGTGGGCCTTTACGCCTTTTGGGATGGAGCGGCCCTCGAGGGGCCCCTGGCCTACCGGGAGGAGGACCTTCCCCCCCTTCTTCAGGCCGCAGAAAAGCGGGCCAATGAGCTTCACCTGGACCGGCTTTACGCCTTCCCCCGGGAGGAAAACCACACCCTGCGAAAGGTGCTGGAGGAGGCCGACTTCGGCCTTTTGCACCTCACCTACTTCTTCGTGAAAAACCCGGAGGGCCTGGACTACCCACCCCCTGAGGGCGTGGTCATACGAAGGGGCTTCCCCGGCCCCGGGGTCTACCGGGAGCTTTACCGGGAGAGCGAGGAGGGCTGGGCCTTGCGCCTCAAGTGGACGGACGAGGAGCTTTGGGAACATTTCCAGGATCCCCATGTCCACCTCCTGGTGGCCTACCGGGGGGACGAACCCGTGGGTATGGCCGAGGTGGAACTGGAGGATAAGGAGGCCAGCGTGGCCTATATCGGCGTGGTGCCCAAGGCCCGGGGCCAGGGCATCGGGCGGGCCCTCTTGGCGGAAGCGGCGAGGCTGGCCACGAAGAAGGGTGCTACCCTCCTCAGGGTCCGGGCCCACGACCACGAGACCGGGGCCCTGGAGCTTTACCGCAACCTGGGCTTCAGCCTCGAGGAGGCCGTGACTACCTACGCCAAGGAGCTTAGGGCCAGGCGGTAG
- a CDS encoding histidine phosphatase family protein — protein MGLLSHFLKGPHPKTTLLLTRAGPVKNPEHVLYSHPGLPLSEQGKQALRSLAGLARRYPVVRVYSADSLAEAEAAELLAEALGVPFTLLPELRERAWGEWEGLSFAEVREHYPEAVAAWLQDEAGFAPPGGESVRAAWERGRRAIEALLAQHRGQALLLVGNCTLNRAALSLALPLPPEEGLRLEQDYARLSVVEFYGEEGVVKALNLDPCPGVGGVN, from the coding sequence ATGGGTCTCCTCAGCCACTTCCTCAAGGGGCCCCACCCCAAAACCACCCTGCTCCTCACCCGGGCCGGGCCGGTGAAAAACCCCGAACACGTCCTTTACAGCCATCCGGGCCTTCCCCTTTCGGAACAGGGCAAGCAGGCCCTCCGCTCCCTGGCCGGGCTGGCCCGGCGCTACCCCGTGGTCCGGGTCTACTCCGCCGACAGCCTGGCGGAAGCCGAGGCGGCAGAGCTCCTGGCGGAGGCCTTGGGGGTGCCCTTTACCCTCCTCCCCGAGCTGCGGGAGCGGGCCTGGGGGGAATGGGAAGGCTTGAGCTTCGCCGAGGTCCGGGAGCACTACCCTGAGGCGGTGGCGGCCTGGCTTCAGGACGAGGCGGGCTTTGCCCCCCCTGGGGGGGAAAGCGTGCGGGCGGCCTGGGAGCGGGGCAGGAGGGCAATAGAGGCGCTGCTGGCCCAGCACCGGGGCCAGGCCCTTCTCCTGGTGGGGAACTGCACCCTCAACCGGGCGGCCCTTTCCCTGGCCCTGCCCCTTCCCCCGGAGGAGGGCCTAAGGCTGGAGCAGGACTACGCCCGGCTTTCCGTGGTGGAGTTCTACGGGGAGGAGGGGGTGGTGAAGGCCTTGAACCTGGACCCTTGTCCCGGAGTGGGGGGAGTAAACTAG
- a CDS encoding diacylglycerol/lipid kinase family protein, with amino-acid sequence MERWVIVNPAAGRGKVGRLSGAILKAARERGARAFLTEGPGHATELSRNAPEGARVVAVGGDGTVHEVLRGLAGTEKVLGVVPIGSGNDFARMLGLKGLPWREALELALFGPEEAIDLGQVNGEPFGASLGIGFDALVAKKALTAPSFLRGMPRYLYALFGVLKDLRLPEGRVMVDGVEVHRGPLLLLAAMNGPAYGGGIPIAPMADPRDGLLSVVLARSFTRLGVVFILPRLLLGRHLSHPQVAAYAGQRVEVAFAQPVPAHADGELLPESALYQAEVRPLGLRVVGGRAAARGQEPLLAPVGAG; translated from the coding sequence GTGGAAAGGTGGGTCATCGTAAACCCGGCGGCGGGCCGGGGCAAGGTGGGGAGGCTCTCCGGGGCCATCCTCAAAGCGGCGCGGGAGCGGGGGGCCAGGGCCTTCCTCACCGAGGGGCCGGGCCACGCCACCGAGCTTTCCCGGAATGCCCCCGAAGGGGCCAGGGTGGTGGCCGTGGGAGGAGATGGCACGGTGCACGAGGTGTTGAGGGGCCTGGCGGGCACGGAAAAGGTGCTTGGGGTAGTGCCCATCGGCAGCGGCAACGACTTTGCCCGCATGCTGGGCCTGAAGGGGCTTCCCTGGCGGGAGGCTTTAGAGCTGGCCCTCTTCGGCCCTGAGGAGGCCATAGATCTCGGCCAGGTCAACGGAGAGCCCTTTGGGGCCTCCTTGGGCATCGGCTTTGACGCCCTGGTGGCCAAGAAGGCCCTCACCGCTCCCTCTTTCCTCCGGGGCATGCCCCGCTACCTTTACGCCCTCTTCGGGGTGCTCAAGGACCTCCGCCTGCCCGAGGGACGGGTCATGGTGGACGGGGTGGAGGTCCACCGGGGCCCCTTGCTCCTCCTGGCCGCCATGAACGGCCCGGCCTACGGCGGGGGCATTCCCATCGCCCCCATGGCCGACCCCAGGGACGGCCTCCTCTCCGTGGTCCTGGCCCGAAGCTTCACCCGGCTTGGGGTGGTCTTTATCCTGCCCCGCCTGCTTTTGGGCAGGCACCTCTCCCACCCCCAGGTGGCGGCCTATGCGGGGCAGAGGGTGGAGGTGGCCTTTGCGCAGCCCGTGCCCGCCCATGCGGACGGGGAGCTCCTGCCGGAAAGCGCCCTCTACCAAGCGGAGGTGCGGCCCTTGGGCCTGCGGGTGGTGGGGGGAAGGGCGGCGGCCCGGGGGCAGGAGCCCCTCTTGGCTCCTGTAGGGGCGGGCTGA
- a CDS encoding nucleotidyltransferase substrate binding protein, whose translation MEKETHLRERTALFRRAVERLGDALARPKDEFIRDSAIQRFEFTFELAWKVLKLYLEREGLEARSPRAAIRGAFQVGLLPEDPGWLEMLELRNLTSHTYDEALAERIYAALPQALARFQDLLKRLEEARP comes from the coding sequence TTGGAGAAGGAAACCCATCTTAGAGAACGCACCGCCCTATTCCGACGGGCGGTGGAGCGGCTAGGGGATGCCCTGGCGCGCCCCAAGGATGAGTTCATCCGGGACTCGGCCATACAGCGCTTTGAGTTCACCTTTGAGCTCGCTTGGAAGGTGCTCAAGCTCTACCTGGAACGGGAGGGCCTCGAGGCCCGCTCCCCCAGGGCCGCCATCCGCGGAGCCTTCCAGGTGGGCCTCCTCCCGGAAGACCCGGGCTGGCTGGAAATGCTGGAACTCCGGAACCTCACCAGCCACACCTACGACGAGGCTTTAGCGGAAAGGATCTACGCTGCCTTACCCCAGGCGCTTGCCCGGTTCCAGGACCTCTTAAAGCGCTTGGAAGAAGCCCGCCCCTAA
- a CDS encoding nucleotidyltransferase family protein — MSLPLSQKEVLEEVAERVARHLQGRRYRLWLFGSRARGQASPRSDYDLALWADPPLDLATLARLREELEGLPLMQRVDLVELSWAPGLKEAVEREGVLLGEGNPS; from the coding sequence ATGAGCCTCCCCCTTTCGCAAAAAGAGGTTTTGGAGGAGGTGGCCGAGCGGGTGGCGCGCCACCTTCAGGGCAGGCGCTACCGCCTCTGGCTCTTCGGCTCCCGGGCCAGGGGGCAGGCCAGCCCCCGCTCCGACTACGATCTGGCCCTGTGGGCCGACCCGCCCCTGGACCTGGCCACCCTGGCCCGCTTGCGGGAGGAGTTGGAGGGCTTGCCCCTCATGCAAAGGGTGGACCTGGTAGAGCTCTCCTGGGCCCCAGGGCTCAAGGAGGCGGTGGAACGGGAAGGGGTGCTCCTTGGAGAAGGAAACCCATCTTAG
- the aspC gene encoding aspartate/prephenate aminotransferase, whose amino-acid sequence MRGLSQRVKAMKPSATVAVNARALELRRQGVDLVALTAGEPDFDTPEHVKEAARRALAQGKTKYAPPAGIPELREALAEKFRRENGLEVTPDQTIVTVGGKQALFNLFQAILDPGDEVIVLAPYWVSYPEMVRFAGGVPVEVATRPEEGFVPDPEAVRRAITGRTKALVVNSPNNPTGAVYPREVLEALARLAQEHDFYLVSDEIYEHLIYEGEHFSPGRIAPEHTLTVNGAAKAFAMTGWRIGYACGPKEVIRAMADVSSQSTTSPDTIAQWATLEALTNLEASQAFIQMAREAYRRRRDLLLAGLGRLGLKAVRPSGAFYVLLDTSPFAPDEVRAAERLLEAGVAVVPGTDFAAFGHVRLSYATGEENLQKALERFARALGVPSA is encoded by the coding sequence ATGCGCGGCCTCTCGCAAAGGGTCAAGGCCATGAAGCCCTCGGCCACGGTGGCGGTGAACGCCCGCGCCCTAGAGCTCAGGCGCCAGGGCGTGGACCTGGTGGCCCTCACCGCCGGGGAGCCCGACTTTGACACCCCCGAGCACGTGAAGGAAGCGGCCCGGCGAGCCCTGGCCCAGGGGAAGACCAAGTATGCGCCTCCCGCGGGCATCCCCGAGCTCCGCGAGGCCCTGGCGGAGAAGTTCCGAAGGGAGAACGGCCTCGAGGTCACCCCGGACCAGACCATCGTCACCGTGGGCGGGAAGCAGGCCCTTTTCAACCTCTTCCAGGCCATCCTGGACCCGGGCGACGAGGTCATCGTGCTGGCCCCCTATTGGGTGAGCTACCCCGAGATGGTGCGCTTCGCCGGGGGGGTTCCGGTGGAGGTGGCCACCCGTCCCGAAGAGGGCTTCGTCCCCGACCCGGAGGCGGTGCGGCGGGCCATTACCGGGCGCACCAAGGCCCTGGTGGTGAACTCCCCCAACAACCCCACGGGGGCGGTCTACCCCCGGGAGGTCCTCGAGGCCCTGGCCCGCCTAGCCCAAGAGCACGACTTCTACCTGGTTTCCGACGAGATCTACGAGCACCTCATCTACGAGGGGGAGCACTTCTCCCCGGGGCGGATCGCTCCCGAGCACACCCTCACCGTAAACGGGGCGGCCAAGGCCTTCGCCATGACCGGCTGGCGCATCGGCTACGCCTGTGGCCCCAAGGAGGTCATCCGGGCCATGGCCGACGTGTCCAGCCAGTCCACCACCAGCCCCGACACCATCGCCCAGTGGGCCACCCTCGAGGCCCTCACCAATCTGGAGGCCAGCCAGGCCTTTATCCAAATGGCCCGGGAAGCCTACCGGAGGCGGCGGGACCTGCTCCTTGCGGGCCTGGGCCGGCTGGGCCTGAAGGCCGTGCGCCCCAGCGGGGCCTTTTACGTCCTCCTGGACACCTCCCCCTTCGCCCCGGACGAGGTGCGGGCCGCCGAGAGGCTTCTGGAGGCCGGGGTGGCGGTGGTCCCGGGCACGGACTTCGCCGCCTTCGGGCACGTGCGCCTCTCCTACGCCACCGGCGAGGAGAACCTGCAAAAAGCCCTGGAGCGCTTCGCCCGGGCCCTGGGGGTGCCGAGCGCCTGA
- a CDS encoding DUF2283 domain-containing protein, producing the protein MRISYDPEADALYIAFGEGTAQVEEVAEGVALDWDAQGKLLGIEILDASQRLSDPGALRRLLLEALPTWEKAPAG; encoded by the coding sequence ATGAGGATCAGCTACGATCCTGAAGCGGATGCGCTGTACATCGCCTTTGGGGAGGGAACCGCCCAGGTGGAAGAAGTGGCAGAAGGGGTTGCCCTGGACTGGGATGCCCAAGGAAAGCTTTTGGGCATCGAGATCCTGGACGCAAGCCAGCGGCTATCAGACCCGGGGGCGCTGAGGCGCCTACTCCTGGAGGCCCTCCCCACTTGGGAGAAGGCGCCTGCGGGCTGA
- a CDS encoding DUF4258 domain-containing protein, with amino-acid sequence MGKPIRFTHHARLRLARGTSLEEVIRAIQEAPWRPAARGRWECLLEVPFHGEWNGKRYTGKQVRPVFVEEEGAVVVITVYVYFLPRGGLKEEG; translated from the coding sequence ATGGGAAAGCCCATCCGCTTCACCCATCACGCCCGCCTGCGCCTGGCCCGGGGCACCTCTTTGGAGGAGGTGATCCGCGCCATCCAGGAAGCTCCTTGGAGGCCAGCCGCCCGGGGGCGATGGGAGTGTCTTCTGGAGGTTCCCTTCCATGGGGAATGGAACGGGAAACGCTACACTGGTAAGCAGGTGCGCCCCGTGTTCGTGGAGGAAGAAGGTGCTGTGGTGGTGATCACCGTTTACGTTTACTTCCTACCCCGGGGCGGCCTGAAGGAGGAGGGATGA
- the lspA gene encoding signal peptidase II, producing MPTILVPLLMAFDQILKLWALENLSPVPRPFLGDLLYLTLVKNTGAGFGLLEGQAFLLGWLSLLVGSFLLYLLATRRYPFWQTLALSLIAVGALGNGIDRLGRGWVVDYLDLGTSIPLIANFPVFNLADVCVTVGAALLLLAPRRRRRF from the coding sequence ATGCCCACGATCCTGGTGCCCCTCCTCATGGCCTTTGACCAGATCCTTAAGCTCTGGGCCCTGGAAAACCTCTCCCCGGTGCCGAGGCCCTTCCTGGGAGACCTCCTCTACCTCACCCTGGTCAAAAACACGGGGGCAGGCTTCGGCCTCCTCGAGGGCCAGGCCTTCCTCCTAGGATGGTTGAGCCTTTTGGTGGGGAGCTTCCTCCTCTATCTCCTGGCAACGCGGCGCTACCCCTTTTGGCAGACCCTCGCCCTTTCCCTCATCGCGGTGGGCGCCTTGGGCAACGGCATCGACCGCCTGGGAAGGGGCTGGGTGGTGGACTACCTGGACCTGGGAACCTCCATCCCCCTCATCGCCAACTTCCCCGTCTTCAACCTGGCGGACGTGTGCGTGACGGTGGGGGCCGCCCTGCTCCTCCTGGCCCCCAGAAGGCGGCGCCGCTTTTAA
- the rpmB gene encoding 50S ribosomal protein L28 gives MSKVCEISGKRPIVANSIQRRGKAKREGGVGKKTTGISKRRQYPNLQKIRVQVAGQEITFRVAASHIPKVYELLDRAKGLKLEGLSAKEIKERLLKLL, from the coding sequence ATGTCCAAGGTGTGCGAGATCAGCGGAAAGAGGCCCATCGTGGCCAATAGCATCCAAAGGCGGGGTAAGGCCAAGCGGGAAGGGGGCGTGGGTAAGAAGACCACCGGCATTTCCAAGCGTCGGCAGTACCCTAACTTGCAGAAGATCCGCGTCCAGGTGGCGGGCCAGGAGATCACCTTCCGGGTGGCGGCGAGCCACATTCCCAAGGTTTACGAGCTTCTGGACCGGGCCAAGGGGCTTAAACTGGAGGGCCTTTCCGCCAAGGAGATTAAGGAAAGACTCTTGAAGCTACTCTAA
- a CDS encoding M23 family metallopeptidase produces the protein MVWKPGHYLLLALALYSLVVTLGFSLRGRQLAGLRQEMGVLSQRAALAPEGYVLPLPGACLPTRPENLPGAPRPYRKGVSAGFVFIQGDACVPVVRGMGVVAAQAGEVVRVDLDHKEPSPEEYQKLLEAVREGAFPEQMDLLRGLEVWLRHPDGRITVYAHLQAPYPGLRVGKRVFRGDPIGYVGNTGLNGGAPRLLFEVWEGEPDRSPFLFQGLAQEELLRQAKVFFGLE, from the coding sequence ATGGTCTGGAAGCCGGGGCATTACCTCCTTCTGGCCCTGGCCCTCTACAGCCTGGTGGTTACCCTGGGGTTTTCCCTAAGGGGAAGGCAGCTTGCCGGCCTACGCCAGGAGATGGGGGTTCTAAGCCAGAGGGCGGCCCTGGCGCCCGAGGGGTATGTTCTTCCCCTACCCGGGGCCTGCCTGCCCACTAGGCCCGAAAACCTCCCGGGTGCCCCCCGCCCCTACCGCAAGGGGGTGAGCGCAGGCTTCGTGTTCATCCAAGGGGATGCCTGCGTGCCCGTGGTGCGGGGGATGGGGGTGGTGGCCGCCCAGGCCGGGGAGGTGGTGCGGGTGGACCTGGACCACAAAGAACCCTCCCCAGAGGAGTACCAGAAGCTGCTGGAGGCGGTGCGGGAAGGGGCCTTCCCAGAGCAGATGGACCTCCTGCGGGGCCTCGAGGTCTGGCTCCGCCACCCGGACGGGCGCATCACCGTCTACGCCCACCTCCAGGCCCCCTACCCGGGCCTGAGGGTGGGGAAGCGGGTCTTCCGCGGCGACCCCATCGGCTACGTGGGCAACACCGGCCTCAACGGGGGCGCCCCCAGGCTCCTCTTTGAGGTCTGGGAGGGGGAGCCCGACCGAAGCCCGTTCCTCTTCCAGGGGTTGGCCCAGGAAGAGCTCCTCCGCCAGGCCAAGGTCTTCTTCGGCTTAGAATAG